In the genome of Bradyrhizobium arachidis, one region contains:
- a CDS encoding ABC transporter substrate-binding protein — protein MRTVSRWSVSKWILALGAAAAVTAGASPSWAQQTIRVGWTIPAEESKYWMMRRPAEFPNLGKTYNVEWTQFQGTAPMTQALAAGALDCATQAPLSLANGVVGGNLKAYIVAQHVFEKPGGFSVYWAVMDDSPIKTIADLKGKTVGISVIGGGTQGPFNLLLKQNGVDPAKDIKLVEVGFAVSEDALRQGRVDAVNMNQPFAARAEAKGGTRKLFSLSQAMPNIVHILEACRADFVDKNPEVVKAYVRDITSGMKKALANREETLKVVNEVLKAPIPVLETYLLKDNDFGRDPGAAPNFPAIQKMLDIYAETGMLPKLDAAQFKHPTIVAPLE, from the coding sequence ATGCGAACCGTTTCGAGGTGGAGCGTTTCGAAGTGGATTCTGGCTTTGGGAGCGGCAGCAGCCGTGACCGCTGGCGCGAGCCCGTCATGGGCACAGCAGACGATCCGCGTTGGCTGGACGATCCCAGCCGAGGAATCCAAGTACTGGATGATGCGCCGCCCGGCTGAGTTTCCCAACCTCGGCAAGACCTACAACGTCGAATGGACCCAGTTTCAGGGTACCGCGCCGATGACGCAGGCTTTGGCGGCCGGCGCGCTGGACTGCGCGACGCAGGCGCCGCTGTCGCTCGCCAACGGCGTGGTCGGCGGCAACCTCAAGGCCTATATCGTGGCGCAGCACGTGTTCGAGAAACCCGGCGGCTTCTCGGTCTACTGGGCGGTGATGGATGACTCGCCGATCAAGACGATCGCGGACCTCAAAGGCAAGACGGTCGGCATCTCCGTGATTGGCGGCGGCACGCAAGGGCCGTTCAATCTGCTGCTGAAGCAGAATGGCGTCGACCCGGCCAAGGATATCAAACTGGTCGAGGTCGGCTTTGCCGTCTCCGAGGATGCCCTGCGCCAGGGCCGCGTCGATGCGGTCAACATGAACCAGCCGTTTGCCGCGCGCGCAGAGGCCAAGGGCGGAACAAGGAAACTGTTCTCGCTGTCGCAGGCGATGCCGAACATCGTGCACATCCTGGAAGCGTGCCGCGCCGATTTCGTCGATAAGAACCCGGAGGTGGTCAAGGCCTATGTCCGCGACATCACCTCGGGCATGAAAAAGGCGCTGGCGAACCGCGAAGAGACGCTGAAGGTTGTCAATGAGGTCTTGAAGGCGCCCATTCCGGTGCTGGAGACCTATCTGCTCAAGGACAATGATTTCGGTCGCGATCCTGGTGCCGCGCCAAACTTTCCGGCGATCCAGAAGATGCTGGACATCTACGCCGAGACGGGAATGTTGCCGAAGCTGGACGCGGCGCAGTTCAAGCATCCGACAATTGTCGCCCCGCTGGAATAG
- a CDS encoding NAD(P)-dependent oxidoreductase, with protein MTRRLLQAGYQVSVWNRSEGKITPLVEAGARRAATPRDVMATSDIVFVCVTDAAAVEEVIFGPEGLSTAPGAEKLVVDFSSIHPDAARDLAKRLRAANGAGWIDAPVSGGTKGAEEGTLAIMAGGEAADIERVRPYVLAMARRFTHMGPTGAGQTTKLCNQVIVGCAMAVLAEATRLAVNAGINANRLPEALAGGFADSIPLQLFVPRMAQGIHSPPLGHIATMLKDLDTVADVAQTTSTPVPMASLAGQLFRLAKAARGAEADALEIYKLSAAEL; from the coding sequence ATGACCCGGCGCCTGCTCCAGGCCGGCTACCAAGTCAGCGTCTGGAATCGCTCGGAGGGCAAGATCACTCCACTCGTCGAGGCTGGTGCAAGGCGTGCGGCCACCCCTCGTGACGTCATGGCGACCTCGGACATCGTGTTCGTGTGCGTCACGGATGCCGCCGCCGTCGAAGAGGTAATTTTCGGGCCCGAGGGGCTTTCCACGGCGCCCGGCGCGGAAAAGCTCGTCGTCGACTTCTCATCGATCCATCCTGACGCCGCGCGCGACCTTGCGAAGCGATTGAGGGCGGCGAACGGTGCGGGCTGGATCGACGCGCCGGTGTCCGGCGGCACCAAGGGCGCCGAGGAAGGCACGCTTGCAATCATGGCCGGCGGGGAAGCGGCTGACATCGAACGGGTGCGACCCTATGTGCTGGCCATGGCCCGCAGGTTCACCCACATGGGCCCTACCGGCGCCGGCCAGACCACTAAGCTCTGCAATCAGGTGATCGTCGGTTGCGCGATGGCCGTGCTTGCGGAAGCAACACGCCTTGCGGTGAATGCCGGCATTAACGCGAACCGGTTGCCCGAAGCGCTCGCGGGCGGCTTTGCGGATTCCATTCCGCTTCAGCTGTTCGTGCCGCGGATGGCCCAGGGGATTCATTCACCGCCTCTTGGGCACATTGCCACGATGCTCAAAGACCTCGATACGGTCGCGGACGTCGCGCAGACGACGTCGACACCGGTGCCGATGGCGTCGCTGGCGGGGCAGCTCTTCAGGCTGGCCAAGGCCGCGCGGGGCGCCGAAGCGGATGCGCTGGAAATCTACAAGCTTTCAGCGGCAGAGCTCTGA
- a CDS encoding flavin reductase family protein: protein MTDLPKQPAVPDPANELASDSSSIDPRDFRNALGTYGTGVTIITATAADGKPYGITCNSFASVSLNPPLVLWSLGIYSSSLIVFQNASHFTVHVLGTSQQALANKFAKSSEDKFAGVDWTPGLGNAPVLAESVANFQCRSVNRYYGGDHVIFLGAVEAYAYNASEPLLFARGTYGRFLTDDERKK, encoded by the coding sequence ATGACTGACCTGCCGAAGCAGCCGGCCGTCCCCGATCCTGCCAATGAGCTTGCGAGCGACAGCTCGTCGATCGACCCCCGCGATTTTCGCAATGCGCTCGGCACATACGGAACGGGCGTAACGATCATCACGGCCACGGCCGCGGATGGAAAGCCTTATGGCATCACCTGCAATTCGTTTGCGTCGGTTTCTCTGAATCCCCCTCTGGTCCTCTGGAGCCTCGGGATCTATTCGTCGAGCCTGATCGTGTTTCAGAACGCCAGCCATTTCACCGTTCATGTGCTCGGCACTTCGCAGCAGGCGCTTGCGAACAAGTTCGCGAAATCGTCCGAGGATAAGTTCGCGGGCGTCGACTGGACGCCGGGTCTCGGGAACGCGCCGGTGCTCGCCGAGAGCGTCGCCAATTTTCAATGCCGATCCGTCAATCGCTACTACGGCGGCGATCACGTGATCTTTCTCGGCGCGGTCGAGGCCTATGCCTACAACGCCAGCGAGCCGCTGCTTTTTGCGCGTGGGACGTATGGCCGGTTCCTGACTGACGACGAACGCAAGAAGTAG
- a CDS encoding acyl-CoA dehydrogenase family protein produces MGQPTGPEGSAYAAMIAKARGLLPQLRERAARTEELRHLPPETERDLHDAGLFRMLQPKRVGGAELDYVALVDCAELLGRADASVAWNLANLASHHWMLGMFEQKAQGLVWGRDPDALIASSFIFPAGRATRVEGGYRLHGSWPFSSGVASCDWNMLASVVYSDDEADGIEYRIFLLPKGDYKVLDTWNVAGLRGTGSSDVEVKDTFVPDYMTVAVGDLAGGPTPGSGVNPNPSYTLPVFSLFPYVLSGVALGNAQACLDDYAEVARHRISTYNRAKLSDFQSTQIKIAEASAKIDAARLIMRSACIEAVGNARRRHIPDMATKTRYRRDGAFSVNLCTEAVSMLFAASGARGLFTTGVLQRQFRDAHAINSHLAFNFDAAGTNYGRVALGLPSENLTL; encoded by the coding sequence ATGGGTCAGCCGACAGGGCCGGAAGGCAGCGCCTATGCGGCCATGATCGCGAAGGCTCGAGGGCTTCTGCCGCAGCTGCGCGAGCGGGCGGCGCGGACGGAGGAGCTGCGACATCTTCCGCCGGAAACCGAGAGAGATCTCCACGACGCCGGTCTGTTCCGGATGCTTCAGCCCAAGCGCGTTGGCGGTGCCGAGCTCGACTACGTCGCCCTGGTCGATTGCGCCGAGCTGCTCGGACGGGCGGACGCGTCGGTTGCGTGGAATCTTGCCAATCTGGCGAGCCATCACTGGATGCTCGGCATGTTCGAGCAGAAGGCGCAGGGTCTGGTTTGGGGTCGCGATCCGGATGCGCTGATTGCGTCCTCGTTCATCTTTCCGGCCGGTCGCGCCACGAGGGTCGAGGGTGGATACCGGCTGCACGGGAGTTGGCCATTCTCGTCGGGCGTTGCATCCTGCGACTGGAACATGCTCGCGAGCGTTGTCTACTCCGACGACGAGGCTGATGGCATCGAATATCGAATCTTTCTGCTGCCGAAAGGCGATTACAAGGTGCTGGACACCTGGAATGTCGCGGGATTGCGCGGCACCGGTTCCTCTGACGTCGAGGTCAAGGATACCTTTGTGCCCGACTACATGACGGTCGCCGTCGGCGATCTTGCCGGCGGGCCGACGCCCGGAAGCGGAGTCAATCCCAATCCGTCGTATACGCTGCCCGTGTTCTCGCTGTTTCCCTACGTCCTGTCCGGTGTTGCGCTCGGGAATGCGCAAGCGTGTCTTGACGATTATGCGGAGGTCGCGCGTCATCGCATCTCGACCTACAACCGCGCCAAGCTTAGCGACTTCCAAAGCACGCAGATCAAGATCGCGGAGGCTTCGGCCAAGATTGATGCTGCGCGCCTGATCATGCGCTCGGCCTGTATCGAGGCCGTTGGGAATGCGAGACGCCGTCATATTCCCGATATGGCGACGAAGACCAGATATCGACGCGACGGAGCCTTTTCGGTGAATCTGTGCACCGAGGCGGTCTCGATGCTGTTTGCGGCGAGCGGAGCGCGCGGCCTGTTCACGACGGGCGTGTTGCAGCGGCAATTCCGTGACGCCCACGCCATCAACTCGCATCTTGCATTCAACTTCGATGCGGCCGGAACCAACTATGGACGCGTGGCTCTCGGGCTACCGTCCGAGAACCTCACGCTGTGA
- a CDS encoding CaiB/BaiF CoA transferase family protein gives MPTKPQLPERSSRAAGGPTALDGLLVVDFTRVVAGPACTQTLADFGARVIKIENPDGGDDTRAYEHAEIGGESAAYLSLNRNKRGIALDLAVPEAREIALDLIRKADVVVENFSSGVMKKFGLDYEAVAPLNPRLVYCSISAYGRTGPFASRPGFDPITQAESGFMSLNGFADGPAVRTGPPIVDMATGMSACNAILLALLARDRLGRGQHVEVALFDIAMGMTGFYGMAYLINGENPGRFGNSPSGSPTVGVYEASDGPLYMACANDRLYRRLVVEVLNRPDLITDPQFASRKARSENKELLRAAIAEVFASDTLENWMAKMKLANIPVGYLRTVEEGFNAPEARERHRLSRIPHPTAQWVPNIEAPINMSLTGAIDPVAAPLLGEHTEDVLRDTLGYDERRISEFTQKGAFGSAKPSL, from the coding sequence ATGCCCACCAAGCCTCAATTGCCTGAACGTTCGTCGCGGGCGGCCGGCGGACCGACTGCGCTCGATGGTCTTCTGGTCGTGGACTTCACGCGCGTCGTGGCGGGGCCAGCCTGCACGCAGACGCTTGCCGATTTCGGCGCGCGCGTCATCAAGATCGAGAATCCGGACGGCGGCGACGATACGCGGGCCTACGAGCATGCCGAAATCGGCGGCGAGAGTGCGGCCTATCTCAGCCTGAACCGCAACAAGCGCGGCATCGCACTTGACCTCGCCGTCCCGGAGGCCCGCGAGATCGCGCTGGATCTGATCCGCAAGGCCGATGTGGTCGTCGAGAATTTTTCCAGCGGGGTCATGAAGAAGTTCGGCCTCGACTACGAGGCTGTCGCGCCCCTCAATCCGCGGCTGGTCTATTGCTCGATCTCCGCTTACGGGCGCACCGGGCCGTTCGCCTCGCGGCCCGGTTTCGATCCCATTACGCAGGCGGAAAGCGGCTTCATGTCGCTCAACGGGTTCGCTGATGGCCCGGCGGTGCGCACCGGCCCGCCCATCGTGGACATGGCGACGGGGATGTCCGCCTGCAACGCGATCCTGCTGGCGCTCTTGGCGCGGGATCGGCTCGGCCGCGGGCAACATGTCGAGGTGGCCCTGTTTGACATCGCGATGGGGATGACCGGCTTCTACGGCATGGCTTATCTCATTAATGGTGAGAACCCCGGACGATTCGGCAATTCGCCGAGCGGGTCTCCCACCGTCGGCGTCTACGAGGCTTCCGATGGGCCGCTCTACATGGCCTGCGCCAACGATCGCCTCTATCGTAGGCTGGTGGTCGAGGTGCTGAACCGGCCCGATCTAATCACCGATCCGCAATTCGCCTCGCGCAAGGCACGCTCCGAGAACAAGGAGCTGCTGCGGGCCGCCATCGCGGAGGTGTTTGCGAGCGATACACTCGAGAACTGGATGGCGAAGATGAAGCTGGCCAATATTCCGGTCGGCTATCTTCGCACGGTCGAGGAGGGATTCAACGCGCCGGAGGCCCGGGAGCGCCATCGCTTGAGCCGGATTCCACACCCTACGGCGCAATGGGTCCCCAACATCGAAGCTCCGATTAATATGAGCCTGACCGGTGCGATTGATCCTGTAGCGGCACCCTTGCTGGGCGAGCATACCGAAGACGTCCTTCGTGATACGCTGGGATACGACGAACGTCGGATTTCGGAGTTCACACAAAAGGGCGCTTTTGGATCAGCCAAGCCGTCGCTCTGA
- a CDS encoding FAD-dependent monooxygenase, whose protein sequence is MPVLLPTSSSRGRAGATRAAASDHAVIIAGGGPTGLMLAAELALAEVDVAILERRADHELVGTRAGGLHARSIEILDQRGIADRFLREGQIAQLAGFAWTRLDISDLATRHAYGLALRQSHIERILAGWVAELAVPVYRNCVVTGFAQDETGVDVTLAGDKTMRADYLVGCDGGRSLMRRAAGIDFAGSDPTLSNLMAEVEMSEEPAFGLRHDALGFHGLSKAESGRVLVVVTEATLERTGEPGLRDLSEALVAVYGTDFGLKNPAWISRFTDAARQAVSYRKGRVLLAGDAAHIHHSVGGQGLNTGVQDAVNLGWKLAQVVKGISPQILLDTYHTERHPVAARVLRNTKAQIALLRRAEDGLNAARETVSELLAMDEPRKRFGAMMSGLDIRYDLGEGHPMLGRRVPDLDLVVDGRPLRLFTLLHGAQGVLLNFGEARNFDIAPWTNRLSAINASYDGAWELPAIGQVNAPDAVLVRPDGHVAWVGDESESGLVEALTTWFGPAAVA, encoded by the coding sequence ATGCCTGTATTGCTTCCGACATCCAGCTCGCGCGGCCGAGCCGGCGCAACACGCGCGGCAGCCAGCGACCATGCAGTCATCATCGCCGGCGGCGGCCCGACCGGGCTGATGCTGGCCGCCGAGCTCGCGCTCGCCGAGGTCGATGTCGCCATCCTCGAGCGGCGCGCGGACCATGAGCTGGTCGGCACGCGCGCCGGCGGCTTGCACGCGCGCAGCATCGAGATCCTCGATCAGCGCGGCATCGCGGATCGTTTCCTGCGCGAGGGACAGATTGCCCAGCTCGCGGGCTTCGCCTGGACCCGGCTCGACATCAGTGATCTCGCCACGCGCCACGCTTACGGCCTTGCGCTGCGGCAGAGCCACATCGAGCGCATCCTGGCGGGCTGGGTCGCCGAGCTCGCCGTGCCGGTCTATCGCAACTGCGTGGTGACGGGCTTCGCACAGGACGAGACCGGCGTCGACGTGACCCTGGCCGGCGACAAGACGATGCGGGCAGACTATCTGGTCGGCTGCGACGGCGGCCGCAGCCTGATGCGCAGGGCGGCCGGTATCGACTTCGCCGGCTCCGATCCGACGCTGAGCAATCTCATGGCCGAGGTCGAGATGAGCGAAGAGCCCGCCTTCGGCCTGCGTCACGACGCGCTCGGCTTCCATGGCCTCAGCAAGGCGGAGAGCGGGCGCGTGCTGGTCGTCGTGACCGAAGCAACGCTCGAGCGCACCGGCGAGCCGGGCCTGCGCGATCTCAGCGAGGCGCTCGTCGCCGTCTACGGCACCGATTTCGGCCTCAAGAATCCCGCCTGGATCTCCCGCTTCACCGATGCGGCGCGGCAGGCCGTCTCCTATCGCAAAGGACGCGTGCTGCTCGCCGGCGATGCCGCGCACATCCATCATTCCGTCGGCGGGCAAGGCCTCAACACCGGCGTGCAGGACGCGGTCAATCTCGGCTGGAAGCTGGCGCAGGTCGTCAAGGGCATCTCGCCCCAAATCCTGCTCGACACCTACCACACCGAGCGTCATCCCGTCGCCGCGCGCGTGCTGCGCAACACCAAGGCGCAGATCGCCCTGCTCCGCCGCGCCGAGGACGGCCTCAACGCCGCGCGCGAAACGGTATCCGAGCTGCTTGCCATGGACGAACCGCGAAAACGCTTTGGCGCAATGATGAGCGGGCTCGATATCCGCTACGATCTCGGCGAAGGCCATCCGATGCTGGGGCGCCGCGTGCCTGATCTCGATCTGGTCGTCGACGGCCGGCCGTTGCGATTATTCACGCTGCTGCACGGCGCGCAAGGCGTGTTGCTTAATTTCGGCGAGGCACGGAATTTCGACATCGCGCCCTGGACCAATCGCCTCAGCGCGATCAACGCCAGCTACGACGGCGCCTGGGAACTTCCCGCCATCGGACAAGTCAACGCGCCCGATGCGGTTCTGGTGCGACCCGACGGGCATGTGGCGTGGGTTGGAGACGAGAGCGAAAGCGGACTTGTGGAGGCGCTCACGACCTGGTTCGGTCCGGCCGCTGTGGCGTAG
- a CDS encoding AHH domain-containing protein — MSIFFDHHIILERFRNHPAFRDIDKETFDIDSPANRIYLPADRNLAAKLNVSPHPGRHVSSYVEAVCKTLHHIAQTPSPSDRAEEIRNLIDAMRIGFANEDLYVNVPIGKTDEDVALGIERVFKDYRAYRDRYPDKLRKIKELEQRGADSGLQHLIKWWLYLDNAEKEKLIDEVIARNPGVNVTSGNRDLDGTRWRSKFAATDPSSSGFRTPGSAPVNATDFPPLPGYNSPALAGLNEPEGFRRSDPRFTGVLPPSLAPSPNERQFGQLPPTTAAPTDPLVLRFDPMTGAPLPFYENPLMRDAPGNGSSLAQDILPWLAGGAALGIAVPFVPAWLAAILAGLALTSRAANAQEPGSEPASDILTDRGGVFSMGAPAFNAFINGGMAGNTTRSGDLVSPMPGSPLSQRAPLGQDAGSGGSVSDRFGNWTDTPVDTRSVAPSNAPGAPLAADAVAPEEVRRLTRVNASNAGSVFTSGSTPVPYLPSTEFDDRFGNWTVPTADGRSRQTSGPIGGLANEPSYVIQPPIFGVDDPGNPRNDADEWFSRWIRPLLRPE, encoded by the coding sequence ATGTCGATCTTTTTCGATCATCATATTATCCTTGAGCGTTTTAGGAACCACCCAGCATTTCGCGATATAGACAAGGAAACGTTCGATATCGATTCTCCCGCAAACCGCATCTATTTGCCGGCTGATCGGAATCTTGCCGCCAAACTAAATGTGTCGCCTCATCCGGGAAGGCACGTTTCTTCGTATGTCGAAGCCGTCTGTAAGACGCTGCATCACATCGCACAGACGCCAAGCCCCAGCGATCGAGCTGAAGAGATAAGGAATCTCATTGATGCGATGCGTATCGGCTTTGCCAACGAGGATCTTTACGTGAATGTACCGATCGGCAAAACGGACGAGGACGTTGCTCTCGGTATAGAGAGGGTCTTCAAGGACTACAGAGCGTATCGCGACCGGTACCCGGACAAGCTCAGGAAAATTAAAGAGCTTGAGCAAAGAGGAGCAGATTCCGGCCTGCAGCATCTGATTAAATGGTGGCTCTACCTGGACAATGCCGAGAAAGAGAAACTGATCGATGAGGTGATCGCCCGAAATCCTGGCGTCAATGTAACTTCAGGCAATCGGGATCTGGACGGGACGCGGTGGCGATCCAAGTTCGCAGCGACTGATCCCTCGTCAAGTGGTTTTCGCACACCCGGCTCGGCCCCAGTCAATGCGACCGACTTTCCGCCGCTACCGGGCTACAATTCACCGGCACTCGCAGGTCTGAACGAACCAGAGGGGTTCAGGCGAAGTGATCCGCGCTTCACAGGTGTGCTGCCACCTTCTCTTGCGCCTAGTCCGAATGAACGACAGTTCGGCCAACTACCTCCGACCACCGCCGCGCCAACAGACCCATTGGTTCTTAGATTTGACCCGATGACTGGCGCGCCACTGCCATTCTACGAAAATCCGCTAATGCGTGATGCTCCTGGCAACGGTTCGTCTCTGGCACAGGATATTCTCCCTTGGTTGGCGGGCGGGGCCGCACTCGGTATAGCAGTCCCGTTCGTTCCGGCGTGGTTGGCCGCAATCCTAGCGGGTCTAGCGCTAACTTCTCGGGCTGCCAATGCGCAAGAGCCAGGTTCCGAACCTGCGAGCGACATCTTAACTGATCGTGGAGGAGTATTCTCAATGGGCGCGCCCGCGTTCAACGCGTTCATTAACGGGGGCATGGCTGGCAACACGACGAGGAGCGGTGATCTTGTGTCACCGATGCCTGGATCGCCGCTCAGTCAGCGCGCGCCGCTTGGTCAAGACGCTGGGTCCGGCGGTTCCGTTTCCGATCGCTTCGGAAACTGGACCGACACGCCAGTTGACACGAGGTCTGTCGCGCCATCGAACGCACCAGGAGCTCCGCTCGCTGCTGACGCTGTCGCACCCGAAGAGGTTCGGCGTCTCACCCGCGTGAACGCGTCGAATGCGGGTAGCGTGTTCACGTCCGGGAGTACACCAGTACCATATCTGCCTTCCACCGAGTTTGACGATCGGTTTGGCAACTGGACCGTGCCGACTGCTGACGGCCGGTCACGGCAGACGAGCGGGCCGATCGGCGGGCTCGCGAACGAGCCGAGCTACGTCATTCAACCACCGATTTTCGGAGTGGATGATCCGGGCAACCCGCGCAATGATGCTGATGAGTGGTTCTCCCGCTGGATACGGCCGCTCCTTCGCCCGGAGTGA
- a CDS encoding imm11 family protein — MNDERAVSIAKRSRARKRRYYEMGPDYSVGGRPGYWLEDESILPPYEVFRLPASTAPASFVFDKSKGSLPYDLEPYYGWWLISDRTKAVLEGLDPEAFVFVPCHVRVPQGSYHGPDYWLCDVVRVLDALDESQSRLIIRIEDNPRSLDFGKKVYLALPGSKRVFTEAAIGKAHIFRMAHAEADVICDQDMKDACKAAGLKRIRFKDVSKP, encoded by the coding sequence ATGAATGACGAAAGGGCGGTTTCGATTGCGAAACGATCGCGAGCGCGGAAACGCCGCTACTACGAAATGGGACCTGACTACAGCGTGGGCGGCAGGCCGGGTTATTGGCTAGAAGACGAAAGTATCCTTCCTCCCTACGAGGTATTCCGTCTGCCGGCTTCTACGGCGCCTGCATCATTCGTGTTTGATAAGTCGAAAGGTAGTTTGCCGTACGACCTCGAGCCCTATTACGGTTGGTGGCTCATTTCGGATCGAACAAAGGCAGTGTTAGAGGGGCTTGACCCGGAGGCCTTTGTGTTTGTGCCGTGCCATGTGCGAGTGCCGCAGGGTAGCTACCACGGGCCGGACTATTGGCTCTGCGATGTTGTTCGCGTTCTCGACGCGCTGGATGAATCGCAATCGCGTCTAATCATTCGGATTGAGGACAATCCTCGCTCCCTCGATTTTGGAAAGAAGGTCTACCTGGCCCTGCCGGGCTCCAAACGGGTCTTTACGGAGGCTGCAATCGGCAAAGCGCATATCTTTCGGATGGCTCATGCTGAGGCAGACGTCATATGCGATCAAGACATGAAGGACGCGTGCAAGGCGGCGGGTCTCAAGAGAATTCGGTTTAAAGACGTGTCGAAACCTTGA
- a CDS encoding DUF4261 domain-containing protein, with protein MSNSFLALVLLESPATPDMVALAKAVRARHPELPMEVEGGDEGARQDSPLIRCGNELVAVMSMPAPIPEDSGLWARASTTWPQAETVAARHRGHLIVSVLGQNQRQLPTARLTTAVIGALIATMPQCCGVVWNGKVARPADLWLDMSSRSFAPFPDYPVSLWVDILPFRSDVGIGAVTMGLSAFADREIQFETRKLPLATLLDKVDGLAAYLVEHGPVVKDGDTFGRDERERFAVRYKNSDQFGGLPVFFCSDGSMQ; from the coding sequence ATGAGTAATTCGTTTCTCGCCTTGGTCTTGTTGGAATCCCCCGCAACTCCGGACATGGTCGCGCTTGCCAAAGCCGTTCGCGCGCGACATCCCGAACTGCCGATGGAGGTGGAAGGAGGCGACGAGGGCGCTCGCCAGGATTCGCCGCTCATTCGCTGTGGCAACGAACTTGTTGCGGTGATGTCGATGCCCGCGCCCATTCCAGAGGACTCCGGGCTATGGGCGCGCGCTTCGACGACATGGCCGCAAGCCGAGACGGTTGCGGCGCGCCACAGAGGGCATCTGATTGTTTCGGTGCTTGGCCAAAACCAACGGCAGCTGCCCACAGCTCGTCTGACGACGGCAGTCATCGGCGCATTGATTGCGACCATGCCGCAATGCTGCGGCGTGGTTTGGAATGGCAAGGTCGCGCGGCCGGCCGATCTGTGGCTCGACATGTCCAGCCGATCGTTCGCACCGTTCCCCGACTATCCCGTCTCGCTGTGGGTCGACATCCTGCCGTTCCGGTCGGACGTGGGCATCGGCGCGGTGACGATGGGGCTGTCGGCATTTGCCGACCGTGAGATTCAGTTCGAGACCCGCAAGCTGCCGCTTGCAACATTGCTCGACAAGGTCGACGGCCTTGCCGCCTATCTCGTCGAGCATGGACCTGTGGTCAAAGACGGCGATACGTTTGGCCGCGACGAACGTGAGCGCTTCGCGGTCAGATACAAGAACTCCGATCAGTTCGGCGGTCTGCCCGTGTTTTTCTGTAGCGACGGTTCGATGCAATAG